From Variovorax sp. PMC12, the proteins below share one genomic window:
- a CDS encoding helix-turn-helix domain-containing protein has protein sequence MPVASIVSPAPERSLAIAQARRELIHGESPRARATARVDSWISRSWQRCIEAGRRPQQRISFDPVSQSAQRDAAERNRVLVAAARPVIERLSRAIADTRYFAILTDADGIVVDVGNLPDGTDAASRYARDIGRIGVDLSERAIGTSAIGTALAEQESVWLHRGEHFFDDTSVYSCAGAPLFGPRGDCIGMLDLTGVQVVERPELRHLATLSARSIENMLVLREPCELLLRLAWPGSAASEATEGLLCIDGEGRVTGANAAARQMLHQPLAREQQALHFNDLFALPLHMMFDAARRGDAMLEVPLWSGLRVQVQPQHGGRGTPGGLPAADSRPRLRDVETALIRKAVADARGNVAEAARALGISRATVYRKLWRGRPAGAPD, from the coding sequence ATGCCTGTCGCTTCAATCGTTTCGCCAGCCCCTGAGCGTTCGCTGGCCATCGCCCAGGCCCGCCGCGAGCTGATCCACGGCGAATCCCCCCGGGCGCGCGCAACGGCCCGCGTCGACTCCTGGATCAGCCGCTCCTGGCAGCGCTGCATCGAGGCCGGCCGGCGCCCCCAGCAGCGCATCAGTTTCGACCCGGTGAGCCAGTCCGCGCAGCGCGATGCCGCCGAGCGCAACCGCGTGCTGGTCGCCGCCGCGCGGCCGGTGATAGAGCGGCTCTCGCGCGCCATTGCCGACACCCGTTATTTCGCCATCCTGACCGACGCCGACGGCATCGTGGTCGATGTCGGCAACCTGCCCGACGGCACCGACGCCGCCAGCCGCTATGCGCGCGACATCGGCCGCATCGGCGTCGACCTGTCGGAGCGGGCGATCGGCACCAGCGCCATCGGCACCGCACTGGCCGAGCAGGAATCGGTGTGGCTGCACCGCGGCGAGCACTTCTTCGACGACACCAGCGTCTACAGCTGCGCCGGCGCCCCGCTGTTCGGTCCCCGGGGCGACTGCATCGGCATGCTCGATCTCACCGGCGTGCAGGTGGTGGAACGCCCGGAGCTGCGGCACCTGGCCACCCTGTCCGCGCGCAGCATAGAGAACATGCTGGTGCTGCGCGAACCCTGCGAGCTGCTGCTGCGCCTGGCCTGGCCCGGCAGCGCCGCCAGCGAAGCCACCGAGGGGCTGCTGTGCATCGACGGCGAAGGCCGCGTCACAGGCGCCAACGCGGCGGCCCGCCAGATGCTGCACCAGCCGCTGGCGCGCGAGCAGCAGGCGCTGCATTTCAACGACCTGTTCGCCCTGCCCCTGCACATGATGTTCGACGCCGCCCGGCGCGGCGACGCCATGCTCGAAGTGCCGCTGTGGTCGGGCCTGCGGGTGCAGGTGCAACCCCAGCACGGCGGGCGCGGCACACCGGGTGGGCTGCCCGCGGCGGACAGCCGGCCCCGGCTGCGCGACGTGGAGACCGCCCTGATACGCAAGGCGGTGGCAGACGCCCGTGGCAACGTGGCGGAGGCCGCCCGGGCGCTGGGCATCAGCCGTGCGACCGTGTACCGCAAGCTGTGGCGCGGCCGGCCGGCCGGCGCGCCGGACTGA
- a CDS encoding nuclear transport factor 2 family protein yields MNTAAHDAATIAQRYIAVWNETDAARRAALIEAGWTADARYVDPMAQASGREQISALVGAVHQRFPGFRFNLLGKADSHGDHLRFSWTLGPSGAEDLIQGTDFAQVEAGKLRSVTGFLDKVPVGA; encoded by the coding sequence ATGAACACCGCCGCACACGACGCCGCCACGATCGCCCAACGCTACATCGCCGTCTGGAACGAGACCGACGCCGCGCGCCGCGCCGCGCTGATCGAAGCCGGCTGGACCGCCGATGCCCGCTACGTCGACCCGATGGCGCAGGCCAGCGGCCGCGAGCAGATCAGCGCGCTGGTCGGCGCGGTGCACCAGCGCTTTCCCGGCTTCCGCTTCAACCTGCTGGGCAAGGCCGACTCCCACGGCGACCACCTGCGCTTTTCCTGGACGCTGGGCCCGAGCGGCGCCGAGGACCTGATCCAGGGCACCGACTTCGCGCAGGTGGAGGCGGGCAAGCTGCGCTCGGTGACCGGCTTCCTCGACAAGGTCCCGGTCGGCGCCTGA
- a CDS encoding M81 family metallopeptidase yields MKVLIARLNHETNTFSPVPTPLSAFGPDGPTFGEQAYRDNKGMRTAMSAFIDLAEAAGAELVTPVSASANPSGPVDAAAYTLLTQCIVDAAPGCDAILLDLHGAMVAQNSVDGEGDLLVRLRAAAPGVPIGVALDLHANVTPAMVGNADVIVGFKTYPHIDMYETGAHAGRLLFDMLAGRGKPAMRWHRLPLMAHTLRSASFTGAMQRAIEAAREAEKSESLAVSILAGFSLSDIEAPCMSVIVVDAHSPERAQATADRIAAQMWNEREAFVYRSEPMAESIARAKLIAEGATRPVLLLDHGDNCMSGGSCDTMDVLQEALAQGLHGIGVGPLCDPEAVAQLVAAGEGAEVTVALGNKVSLEGIGLKKTPVRLTGTVRAVSDGEYVITGPTYTGQRSSMGRTVLFDIGAARIVVTERTQEPWDIGVFECAGLDPRKERFLLLKSRMYCRPVFEPLSAALVECDSPGVTSSDYSLFPFSKVRRPVFPLDADAEMARAA; encoded by the coding sequence ATGAAAGTTCTGATCGCGCGCCTCAACCACGAGACCAACACCTTCTCGCCCGTGCCCACGCCGCTCTCGGCCTTCGGGCCCGACGGGCCGACTTTCGGCGAGCAGGCCTACCGCGACAACAAGGGCATGCGCACCGCGATGTCGGCCTTCATCGACCTGGCCGAGGCGGCGGGTGCCGAACTCGTCACGCCGGTGTCGGCCTCTGCCAACCCGAGCGGGCCGGTCGATGCCGCTGCCTACACCTTGCTGACGCAATGCATCGTCGATGCCGCGCCGGGCTGCGACGCCATCCTGCTCGACCTGCACGGCGCGATGGTTGCGCAGAACAGCGTGGACGGCGAAGGCGACCTGCTCGTGCGGCTGCGCGCGGCGGCGCCGGGCGTGCCCATCGGCGTGGCGCTCGACCTGCATGCCAACGTCACGCCCGCGATGGTTGGGAACGCCGACGTGATCGTCGGCTTCAAGACCTATCCGCACATCGACATGTACGAAACCGGCGCGCATGCCGGCCGCCTGCTGTTCGACATGCTCGCCGGACGCGGCAAGCCAGCGATGCGCTGGCACCGTCTGCCGCTGATGGCGCACACGCTGCGCAGCGCATCGTTCACCGGCGCGATGCAGCGGGCCATCGAGGCGGCGCGCGAGGCGGAGAAATCGGAGTCGCTCGCGGTGTCGATCCTGGCGGGCTTCTCGCTGTCGGACATCGAGGCGCCGTGCATGAGCGTGATCGTGGTCGATGCGCATTCGCCGGAGCGCGCGCAGGCCACGGCCGACCGCATCGCCGCGCAGATGTGGAACGAGCGCGAGGCCTTCGTCTACCGCAGCGAGCCGATGGCCGAATCGATTGCGCGCGCCAAGCTCATCGCGGAAGGCGCCACGCGCCCGGTGCTGCTGCTGGACCACGGCGACAACTGCATGTCGGGTGGCAGCTGCGACACCATGGACGTGCTGCAGGAGGCGCTGGCGCAAGGGCTGCACGGCATCGGCGTGGGCCCACTGTGCGACCCCGAGGCGGTGGCGCAGCTCGTTGCGGCGGGCGAGGGCGCCGAGGTGACCGTGGCGCTGGGCAACAAGGTGTCGCTCGAAGGCATCGGTCTGAAGAAGACGCCGGTGCGGCTGACGGGCACCGTGCGTGCCGTGAGCGACGGCGAATACGTGATCACCGGCCCCACCTACACCGGCCAGCGCAGCAGCATGGGCCGCACGGTGCTGTTCGACATCGGCGCGGCGCGCATCGTGGTGACGGAACGCACGCAGGAGCCGTGGGACATCGGCGTGTTCGAGTGCGCGGGGCTCGATCCGCGCAAGGAGCGCTTCCTGCTGCTCAAGTCGCGCATGTACTGCCGGCCGGTGTTCGAGCCGCTGTCGGCCGCGCTGGTGGAGTGCGACAGCCCCGGCGTGACGAGTTCCGACTACAGCCTGTTTCCTTTCAGCAAGGTGCGCAGACCGGTGTTTCCGCTCGACGCGGATGCGGAGATGGCACGGGCTGCATGA
- a CDS encoding Zn-dependent hydrolase produces the protein MNSHTELRIDGQRLWNSLMELAQLGATEKGGVCRIALTDLDRQGRDLFVRWVREAGCEVRVDAIGNIFARRAGRNNALPPVTTGSHIDTQPTGGKFDGNYGVLAGLEVIRCLNDAEVETEAPLEIAVWTNEEGSRFVPVMMGSGVFAGAFTLEHALAQRDNDGVSVSDALAAIGYAGSTPASAAASPMGAYFEAHIEQGPVLEANERVIGVVEGALGQRWYDVVVQGMEAHAGPTPMALRKDALLAAAELVIEVNRIALAHAPHGRGTVGWIDNYPNSRNVIPGRVKLSVDLRAADDVVLSAMDAELKETVQRIATKGKVEMSVEQVVYFQPQPFTPKLVSAVREAAQAQGMTWMNVISGAGHDAVYLARVCPAAMIFVPCLDGISHNEIEDAQPDHLEAGCNVLLQAMLQSAGVAQ, from the coding sequence ATGAACTCACACACTGAACTCCGCATCGACGGCCAGCGGCTCTGGAATTCGCTGATGGAACTGGCGCAGCTCGGCGCCACCGAGAAAGGCGGCGTCTGCCGCATCGCGCTGACCGACCTCGACCGCCAGGGCCGCGACCTGTTCGTGCGCTGGGTGCGCGAGGCGGGCTGCGAAGTCCGCGTGGACGCCATCGGCAACATCTTCGCGCGCCGCGCTGGCCGCAACAACGCGCTGCCGCCGGTCACCACCGGCAGCCATATCGACACGCAGCCCACCGGCGGCAAGTTCGACGGCAACTACGGCGTGCTCGCGGGCCTGGAGGTGATCCGCTGCCTCAACGACGCAGAAGTGGAGACCGAGGCACCGCTCGAAATCGCGGTGTGGACCAATGAAGAGGGCTCGCGCTTCGTGCCGGTGATGATGGGCTCCGGCGTGTTCGCCGGCGCGTTCACGCTCGAACACGCACTGGCGCAGCGCGACAACGACGGCGTCAGCGTGTCCGACGCGCTCGCCGCCATCGGCTACGCGGGCAGCACGCCCGCGTCGGCAGCGGCATCGCCGATGGGCGCGTACTTCGAGGCGCACATCGAGCAGGGCCCGGTGCTCGAAGCCAACGAGCGCGTGATCGGCGTGGTGGAAGGCGCACTGGGCCAGCGCTGGTACGACGTGGTGGTGCAGGGCATGGAAGCCCATGCCGGCCCCACGCCGATGGCGCTGCGCAAGGACGCGCTGCTGGCCGCTGCCGAACTCGTGATCGAGGTCAACCGCATTGCGCTCGCCCATGCGCCGCATGGGCGCGGCACCGTCGGCTGGATCGACAACTACCCCAATTCGCGCAACGTGATTCCGGGGCGCGTGAAGCTCAGTGTCGACCTGCGCGCGGCCGACGACGTGGTGCTGTCGGCCATGGACGCCGAACTGAAAGAGACCGTGCAGCGCATCGCGACGAAGGGCAAGGTCGAGATGTCGGTGGAGCAGGTCGTGTATTTCCAGCCGCAGCCTTTCACGCCGAAGCTGGTGTCGGCGGTGCGCGAAGCCGCGCAGGCGCAAGGGATGACCTGGATGAACGTGATCAGCGGCGCGGGCCACGACGCGGTGTACCTCGCGCGCGTGTGCCCCGCGGCCATGATCTTCGTGCCCTGCCTCGACGGCATCAGCCACAACGAGATCGAGGACGCGCAGCCCGACCACCTGGAAGCCGGCTGCAACGTGCTGCTGCAGGCCATGCTGCAAAGCGCGGGAGTCGCGCAATGA
- a CDS encoding ABC transporter ATP-binding protein, giving the protein MSGGKNILEVEALHAHYGKSHVLQGISMRVGEAELVTLLGRNGAGKSTTLKSIAGAVTPTSGRVRFQGADIAGMPPHRIATRGVCLVPEHRGVFKLLTVEENLLLGLRRESPWQLADIYRIFPRLKERRRNGGGQLSGGEQQMLAIGRALMNHPRLLILDEPVEGLAPVIVEEIVAQLKTIKAAGVAILLVEQNLEVCVQLADRHYIVEQGVIVHEAGNAAFMADHEVKDRYLGVGLA; this is encoded by the coding sequence ATGAGCGGCGGGAAGAACATCCTCGAAGTCGAGGCGCTGCACGCGCACTACGGCAAGAGCCACGTGCTGCAGGGCATCTCGATGCGCGTGGGCGAGGCCGAACTCGTCACGCTGCTGGGGCGCAACGGCGCGGGCAAGTCGACCACGCTCAAGAGCATTGCCGGCGCGGTCACGCCCACGAGCGGGCGCGTGCGCTTCCAGGGCGCGGACATCGCGGGCATGCCGCCGCACCGCATCGCCACGCGCGGCGTGTGCCTGGTGCCCGAGCACCGCGGCGTCTTCAAGCTGCTGACGGTGGAAGAAAACCTGCTGCTCGGCCTGCGGCGCGAGTCGCCCTGGCAGCTGGCCGACATCTACCGCATCTTCCCGCGCCTCAAGGAGCGGCGGCGCAACGGCGGCGGACAGCTGTCGGGCGGCGAGCAGCAGATGCTGGCCATCGGCCGCGCGCTCATGAACCACCCGCGCCTGCTGATCCTCGACGAACCGGTCGAAGGACTCGCGCCGGTGATCGTCGAGGAAATCGTCGCGCAGCTGAAGACCATCAAGGCGGCCGGCGTGGCCATCCTGCTGGTCGAGCAGAACCTCGAAGTCTGCGTGCAGCTGGCCGACCGCCACTACATCGTGGAGCAGGGCGTGATCGTGCACGAGGCCGGCAACGCCGCCTTCATGGCCGACCACGAAGTGAAAGACCGCTACCTGGGCGTGGGCCTTGCTTGA
- a CDS encoding ABC transporter ATP-binding protein translates to MSDVLIEAIGVTKHYGKFAALGGVDLKIRRNTVHSVIGPNGAGKTTLFHMLTGTGTTTGGRILFDGHDVTHEPDHRRVQRGMARSFQVTALFLSLSVRENLRVAAQGVSPRQAMNCWRAPVGELACKQTVDEVLQRVGLERFANTPASELSHGQQRRLEVGMALAAKPKAIFLDEPTSGMGIDDLDDMKQLIRSLRDRHTVVLIEHNMNIVMDISDTVTVMQLGRVLAEGLPGDIRADARVRTAYLGNMITGGKA, encoded by the coding sequence ATGAGCGACGTTCTCATCGAAGCCATCGGCGTTACCAAGCACTACGGCAAGTTTGCCGCGCTCGGCGGGGTCGACCTGAAGATCAGGCGCAACACCGTGCACTCGGTGATCGGCCCCAACGGCGCGGGCAAGACCACGCTGTTCCACATGCTCACGGGTACCGGCACCACCACGGGCGGGCGCATCCTGTTCGACGGCCACGACGTGACGCACGAGCCCGACCACCGGCGCGTGCAGCGCGGCATGGCGCGTTCGTTCCAGGTCACGGCGCTGTTCCTGAGCCTGTCGGTGCGCGAGAACCTGCGCGTGGCGGCACAAGGCGTTTCGCCCCGCCAGGCCATGAACTGCTGGCGCGCACCGGTCGGTGAACTGGCCTGCAAGCAGACGGTGGACGAAGTGCTGCAGCGCGTCGGCCTCGAGCGGTTCGCGAACACGCCGGCCAGCGAGCTTTCGCACGGGCAGCAGCGCCGCCTCGAGGTGGGCATGGCGCTGGCCGCCAAGCCGAAGGCCATCTTCCTCGACGAGCCGACCTCGGGCATGGGCATCGACGACCTCGACGACATGAAGCAGCTCATCCGCAGCCTGCGCGACCGGCACACCGTGGTGCTGATCGAGCACAACATGAACATCGTGATGGACATCTCCGACACCGTGACCGTGATGCAGCTTGGCCGCGTGCTCGCCGAAGGGCTGCCGGGCGACATCCGTGCCGATGCGCGCGTGCGCACGGCCTACCTTGGCAACATGATCACCGGAGGCAAGGCATGA
- a CDS encoding branched-chain amino acid ABC transporter permease yields the protein MPRKITFLLALVAALGLPLVLSSGSLASEVLIYALAALGCNLLLGYTGLLSFGQGIFFGLGSYTIAILLTRLHLPMPLALLAAMAMGAIGAAVVGWVAIRQRGTYFVMLTLAFAQMFYFIAYTATDLTGGDNGLLDVPRPGFMDTPWKYYAFVAVIFLIAFGLLMRVTDSIFGRTLLAIRDNEDRAAAVGYDLKRFKLLAFMISGAVTGLAGGLHAMMTGIAPLSNAEYHTSEMILVITVIGGTGNLFASVLGSAFYVLLADWLSTLWPRWLLLLGLLLIGVSIGMQRGLWGLGEGVWKRVFRRSPPAAPDAAAVQGEKA from the coding sequence ATGCCGAGAAAAATCACATTCCTCCTGGCGCTCGTCGCCGCGCTGGGCCTGCCGCTTGTGTTGAGTTCGGGCTCGCTCGCGAGCGAAGTGCTCATCTACGCGCTGGCGGCACTGGGCTGCAACCTGCTGCTGGGCTACACGGGGCTGCTGTCCTTCGGGCAAGGCATCTTCTTCGGACTGGGCAGCTACACCATCGCGATCCTGCTCACGCGCCTGCACCTGCCCATGCCGCTTGCATTGCTCGCGGCCATGGCCATGGGCGCGATTGGCGCGGCGGTGGTCGGCTGGGTCGCCATCCGCCAGCGCGGCACCTACTTCGTGATGCTCACACTGGCCTTTGCGCAGATGTTCTATTTCATCGCCTACACCGCGACCGATCTCACGGGCGGCGACAACGGCCTGCTCGACGTGCCGCGCCCCGGCTTCATGGACACGCCGTGGAAGTACTACGCCTTCGTGGCGGTGATTTTCCTCATCGCCTTCGGCCTGCTGATGCGCGTGACCGATTCGATCTTCGGGCGCACGCTGCTCGCCATCCGCGACAACGAGGACCGGGCCGCCGCCGTGGGCTATGACCTCAAGCGCTTCAAGCTGCTGGCCTTCATGATCTCCGGCGCCGTCACCGGCCTGGCGGGCGGGCTGCACGCCATGATGACCGGCATCGCGCCGCTGTCGAACGCCGAATACCACACGAGCGAAATGATCCTGGTCATCACCGTGATCGGCGGCACCGGCAACCTGTTCGCGTCGGTGCTGGGCTCGGCCTTCTACGTGCTGCTGGCCGACTGGCTCTCCACGCTGTGGCCGCGCTGGCTGCTGCTGCTGGGCCTGCTGCTGATCGGCGTGAGCATCGGCATGCAGCGCGGGCTCTGGGGGCTGGGTGAGGGCGTCTGGAAGCGCGTCTTCCGGCGCTCGCCACCGGCGGCGCCGGACGCTGCCGCCGTGCAAGGAGAAAAGGCATGA
- a CDS encoding branched-chain amino acid ABC transporter permease, which produces MTVYLLQTINGIGIGMLYFLLAVGLSIVFGLLRFVNFAHGAFYLLGAYLCYQAMQWGLNFWAALVLVPLFVGALGWLAEKLLLRRVYAKAHEFHILVTVGLALAVQEIVIVFWGPLGNSVPTPDLLQGVVMWGSFVYPKYRLFVIGFTAVLAVLLWWVLEGTRLGSAVRAGSESTEMVSLLGINVFRVFSLVFALGAATAALAGVLAAPIRGAEPFMGVEALSVAFVVVVIGGLGSFGGALVGGLVIGIVQSLMSTIWPPGASLMIYIAMAAVLLLRPHGLLGRKA; this is translated from the coding sequence ATGACCGTCTACCTGCTCCAGACCATCAACGGAATCGGCATCGGCATGCTGTATTTCCTGCTGGCCGTTGGCTTGTCCATCGTGTTCGGCCTGCTGCGTTTCGTGAACTTCGCGCACGGCGCTTTCTATCTGCTGGGCGCCTACCTGTGCTACCAGGCCATGCAGTGGGGCCTGAACTTCTGGGCCGCGCTGGTGCTGGTGCCGCTGTTCGTCGGCGCGCTCGGCTGGCTGGCCGAGAAGCTGCTGCTGCGCCGCGTGTATGCCAAGGCGCATGAGTTCCACATCCTCGTGACGGTGGGGCTCGCGCTCGCGGTGCAGGAGATCGTCATCGTGTTCTGGGGCCCGCTGGGCAACAGCGTGCCCACGCCCGACCTGCTCCAGGGCGTGGTGATGTGGGGCAGCTTCGTCTATCCGAAGTACCGGCTGTTCGTGATCGGCTTCACCGCCGTGCTCGCGGTGCTGCTGTGGTGGGTGCTCGAAGGCACGCGCCTGGGCAGCGCGGTGCGCGCGGGCAGTGAATCGACCGAGATGGTGTCGCTGCTCGGCATCAACGTGTTCCGCGTGTTCAGCCTGGTGTTCGCGCTGGGCGCGGCCACGGCGGCGCTGGCCGGCGTGCTGGCTGCGCCCATTCGCGGGGCCGAGCCCTTCATGGGCGTCGAGGCGCTGAGCGTGGCCTTCGTGGTGGTGGTGATCGGCGGGCTCGGCAGCTTTGGCGGCGCGCTCGTGGGCGGGCTGGTCATCGGCATCGTGCAGAGCCTCATGAGCACCATCTGGCCGCCGGGCGCCAGCCTGATGATCTACATCGCGATGGCGGCCGTGCTGCTGCTGCGCCCGCATGGCCTGCTCGGCCGGAAAGCATGA
- a CDS encoding ABC transporter substrate-binding protein translates to MHRRHLLQLAALSAAPASLLAGRAAFAQSAEAIRFGCPVPMSGAFAANGKYADLGMKLAIEQYGSVLKRPLAYTVLDTEGKPATAVRKVQEASQQQGAKFFAGGILSSEALAMGKEAEKAGGLFITTAGADEITGKDCNPATFRWSVPTFGAIEQTVRPLIATMPKAKRWYTITPQYVFGDGLLSAAKNIFQEKGIEHVGNSYHSLNEKEFSGYLTNAMAAKPDVLLLLNFGAQSSAALRQAVSFGMHKNMTILMAWASGLEQFDELGADLCEDVYFGAQYWHTADTTLNKDLVKRTADKLKIVPNYSLAGSYVCTKILIDGIVKAGTVDQKAVIAALEGMKFDGLTGTEEIRKADHQVIKDYYLLKGKAKSKMKNAADYVDVVSSGKSFLPADKTGCRLG, encoded by the coding sequence ATGCATCGCAGACACCTCCTTCAGCTTGCCGCCCTGTCGGCCGCCCCCGCTTCCCTGCTGGCCGGCCGCGCCGCCTTTGCCCAGTCGGCCGAGGCGATCCGCTTCGGCTGCCCGGTCCCGATGTCGGGCGCCTTCGCGGCCAACGGCAAGTACGCCGACCTGGGCATGAAGCTGGCCATCGAGCAGTACGGCAGCGTGCTCAAGCGCCCGCTGGCCTACACCGTGCTCGACACCGAGGGCAAGCCGGCCACCGCCGTGCGCAAGGTGCAGGAAGCCTCGCAGCAGCAGGGCGCGAAGTTCTTCGCGGGCGGCATCCTGTCGTCGGAAGCGCTGGCCATGGGCAAGGAGGCGGAGAAGGCCGGCGGCCTGTTCATCACCACCGCGGGCGCGGACGAGATCACCGGCAAGGACTGCAACCCCGCCACCTTCCGCTGGTCGGTGCCCACCTTCGGTGCCATCGAGCAGACGGTGCGCCCGCTGATCGCCACCATGCCGAAGGCCAAGCGCTGGTACACCATCACGCCGCAGTACGTGTTCGGCGACGGCCTGCTGAGCGCGGCCAAGAACATCTTCCAGGAGAAGGGCATCGAGCACGTGGGCAACAGCTACCACTCGCTCAACGAGAAGGAGTTCAGCGGCTACCTCACGAATGCGATGGCGGCCAAGCCCGACGTGCTGCTGCTGCTGAACTTCGGCGCGCAGTCTTCCGCGGCGCTGCGCCAGGCGGTGAGCTTCGGCATGCACAAGAACATGACGATCCTCATGGCCTGGGCTTCGGGCCTGGAGCAGTTCGACGAACTCGGTGCGGACCTCTGCGAAGACGTGTACTTCGGAGCGCAGTACTGGCACACGGCCGACACCACCCTCAACAAGGACCTGGTGAAGCGCACCGCCGACAAGCTCAAGATCGTGCCCAACTACAGCCTCGCGGGCTCGTACGTCTGCACCAAGATCCTGATCGACGGCATCGTCAAGGCGGGCACGGTCGACCAGAAGGCGGTGATCGCCGCGCTCGAGGGCATGAAGTTCGACGGCCTCACCGGCACCGAGGAAATCCGCAAGGCCGACCACCAGGTCATCAAGGACTACTACCTGCTCAAGGGCAAGGCCAAGTCGAAGATGAAGAACGCGGCCGACTACGTCGACGTGGTGAGTTCCGGCAAGTCCTTCCTGCCAGCCGACAAGACCGGCTGCAGATTGGGCTAA
- a CDS encoding FadR/GntR family transcriptional regulator, producing MRVGQNRPKRQKLSDVIVEDVKRWIVAERKQPGDRLPNEKELIELFGYSKSTVREALKALEVRGLVSIRTGPGGGAYLQQVSVDHASEPLRNFLHFHHLDGHHIYQLRKALEPELAVSVVGRLTPEQFDKLEENIRLCTIEPTNEDELRTQREAELAFHTMLAESCPNPVLSFMCRFLNDLLRDLVVYKKALDHHHFGETNVDYHTQLLAAYRKEDAEEVRRLMAEHMVDAEAHMHEMEAHIGAKHLLLPSGQR from the coding sequence ATGAGAGTGGGGCAGAACCGTCCTAAGCGGCAAAAGCTCTCGGACGTCATCGTCGAAGACGTCAAGCGCTGGATCGTGGCGGAGCGCAAGCAGCCCGGCGACCGGCTACCGAACGAGAAAGAACTGATCGAGCTTTTCGGGTACTCGAAGAGCACGGTGCGCGAGGCGCTGAAGGCGCTGGAGGTGCGCGGGCTGGTCTCCATCCGCACGGGGCCCGGCGGCGGGGCCTACCTGCAGCAGGTGTCGGTCGATCATGCGTCGGAGCCGCTGCGCAACTTCCTGCATTTCCATCACCTGGACGGGCACCATATCTATCAGTTGCGCAAGGCACTGGAGCCTGAACTGGCCGTGAGCGTGGTCGGCAGGCTGACGCCGGAGCAGTTCGACAAGCTCGAGGAAAACATCCGCCTGTGCACCATCGAGCCGACCAACGAGGACGAACTGCGCACCCAGCGCGAGGCGGAACTCGCCTTCCACACCATGCTGGCGGAGAGCTGCCCCAATCCGGTGCTCTCGTTCATGTGCCGCTTTCTCAACGACCTGTTGCGCGACCTGGTGGTCTACAAGAAGGCGCTGGACCACCACCACTTCGGCGAGACGAATGTCGACTACCACACGCAGCTGCTCGCGGCCTACCGCAAGGAAGACGCTGAGGAAGTGCGCCGGCTGATGGCCGAGCACATGGTGGATGCAGAAGCGCACATGCACGAGATGGAGGCGCACATCGGGGCCAAGCATTTGCTGCTGCCCAGCGGGCAGCGGTAG
- a CDS encoding LysR family transcriptional regulator, with protein MQVKAKAQNGAQNSARNRAVLGQLSDMDLRLLKVFKSVVDCGGMAAAELELNIGTSTVSRHVKDLETRLGLVLCRRGRAGFALTAEGQRVYDETLRLLASVDAFRGSIDDIHNRMGGQLEVALFDKTATNPKARIGEAIARFTEIAPEVSLAVHVGSINAIEQGVLEGNFQIGIIPAHRASQSLVYADLFDETMLLYCGKGHPLFDSPHARLTWGKLGEHHFAGLGYHSPNMELSHRARLSRKATGFDQEAIATLILSGRFLGFLPDHYAQVFEERGLMKAVLPARFNYACKFVSLLRRSPKPSRAVLAFQDCLERAHA; from the coding sequence ATGCAAGTAAAGGCCAAGGCCCAAAACGGTGCCCAGAACAGTGCCCGCAATCGCGCCGTCCTGGGGCAGCTCAGCGACATGGACCTGCGGTTGCTCAAGGTTTTCAAGAGCGTGGTCGACTGCGGCGGCATGGCGGCCGCCGAGCTGGAGCTGAACATCGGCACCTCCACCGTGAGCCGGCATGTGAAAGACCTGGAAACACGGCTGGGCCTGGTGCTGTGCCGCCGGGGCAGGGCGGGTTTCGCGCTCACCGCCGAGGGCCAGCGCGTTTACGACGAGACCCTGCGCCTGCTGGCCTCGGTCGACGCCTTTCGCGGCAGCATCGACGACATCCACAACCGCATGGGCGGGCAGCTGGAGGTGGCGCTGTTCGACAAGACCGCGACGAACCCGAAGGCGCGCATCGGCGAGGCCATTGCGCGTTTCACCGAGATAGCGCCGGAGGTGAGCCTGGCGGTGCACGTGGGCTCCATCAACGCCATAGAGCAGGGGGTGCTGGAAGGCAACTTCCAGATCGGCATCATCCCGGCGCACCGCGCTTCGCAGAGCCTGGTGTACGCGGACCTGTTCGACGAGACGATGCTGCTGTACTGCGGCAAGGGCCATCCGCTGTTCGACAGCCCCCATGCCAGGCTCACCTGGGGCAAGCTGGGCGAACACCATTTCGCGGGGCTGGGCTATCACTCGCCCAACATGGAGCTGAGCCACAGGGCGCGGCTGTCGCGCAAGGCGACTGGCTTCGACCAGGAGGCGATTGCCACGCTGATCCTGTCGGGCCGCTTCCTGGGCTTTCTGCCCGACCACTATGCGCAGGTGTTCGAGGAGCGCGGGCTGATGAAGGCGGTGCTGCCGGCGCGGTTCAACTACGCATGCAAATTCGTGAGCCTGCTGCGGCGTTCGCCGAAGCCGTCGCGGGCCGTGCTGGCGTTTCAGGATTGCCTGGAGCGGGCGCACGCCTGA